A single region of the Kwoniella botswanensis chromosome 1, complete sequence genome encodes:
- a CDS encoding ribosomal protein S10 gives MALPSARSALAAFSRPTISNAVASSSRYLTTTTPRLASPPATTSDDAETGLPVPFPKINKYLSFPPVTPHKPTHGVHVATLHLQSYHPYNLDLTTQFAVHAAHSLNIPTTLPAFLPRERSLYTVLKSPFVKKKAQENFERRTHKRAIKVYDSSKEAVDLWLRYLRQNGLPGVGMKAYVHEYVELGFGKKEQQESDSNQVLNEKKIQDAAQDLVKALSSEGEVQAIPAGKDAEQAVDEVVKEEKK, from the exons ATGGCTCTACCCTCCGCTCGTTCCGCTTTGGCAGCTTTTTCAAGACCTACCATCTCGAATGCTGTCGCATCGTCTTCCCGGTACTTAAC CACAACCACACCCCGACTCGCTTCACCACCAGCGACGACATCAGACGATGCTGAAACAGGATTACCCGTACCATTCCCCAAAATCAACAAATACCTCTCATTTCCTCCAGTGACTCCTCACAAACCCACTCACGGTGTTCACGTAGCAACGCTTCATCTCCAGTCGTATCACCCATACAACTTGGACCTCACCACACAGTTCGCAGTCCACGCAGCCCATTCTCTGAATATCCCTACAACCCTGCCCGCCTTTTTACCCAGAGAAAGAAGTCTATACACCGTATTGAAATCACCATTtgtaaagaagaaggcccAGGAAAACTTCGAGCGCAGGACACACAAACGAGCTATCAAAGTATACGATTCAAGCAAAGAAGCGGTCGATCTATGGTTAAGATACCTACGTCAAAATGGTTTGCCTGGCGTAGGGATGAAAGCTTATGTTCACGAATATGTGGAATTAGGTTTTGGAAAGAAGGAGCAACAAGAGAGCGACAGCAACCAAGTCCTCAACGAGAAGAAAATCCAAGATGCTGCTCAAGATCTGGTGAAAGCATTATCGAGTGAAGGCGAAGTGCAAGCTATCCCAGCGGGAAAAGATGCTGAACAAGCTGTAGACGAGGTGGtaaaagaggaaaagaaataG